The Oncorhynchus kisutch isolate 150728-3 unplaced genomic scaffold, Okis_V2 Okis07a-Okis12b_hom, whole genome shotgun sequence genome includes a region encoding these proteins:
- the LOC109876141 gene encoding uncharacterized protein LOC109876141 has translation MVRHFGSTSLIGSMVSSGSPPTMLVAIRKRSWEDHVTHRSGLQYSYDDLDLVCCHGVSGDGPRLASEGSKQGRRERCASMPECCHRPRPDGLNNGPGHTLEFVTSVNVEDNGDHSEPGHVMSAGNFDSTVVPVFQAELVDGSDVTVDDDDLNGRLMESEPGGMPDAGEDSVGSQSHCDLGNGILQPKPNIICTADNSHEDEYDIEDGTDDNEHPNVVDDRVAITVQSVSVDEGQRVSICPDNGFSLAFSVGEKTGRHPELLETMADHTDGQVGLPEPLVDTQTQSHHTEVEPREDLSTLDESNITDPGKRTGVIQPAAILDSSNEPECNGDVISDVNVEILEAPVADVMEGEAMGEDVEIKALEWKAEDSVEGADGLNVQRKMYESHDTFDQILRGQHAVSVDGRQIEQERHDSMRTNDGCEIAQDQTVLRKEDVNMVEMEGSQGEERALEMGREKTPEDKASVESVHALCVTVQRSEDLERSSRRPLAGQKNLESSKMDGIKERTTVEDTDHPMIHVHSDDLTVENTSGGLRSKDSTCSEELTSAVTAQGQHSDGGSKLDTIHEINQSEAEDDSVPLGRQGASVMGIPTSPAARLPNMDTLSQPTCPKEVNEPLLERCHGNQAPVKQLGESPVLEAAYGQKEPDRPGDAQAVTEAIEEVAHPGNHGNTHLGDKASDVKREAKCGDDKREDHVVKLRARKSSREEQEHSRLDSMVLLLMKLDQLDEEIDTALSASSSSTMAITPTLRRHQRMEVDFDSVKPVGRVSGTSQSVNTPQQHQISTTLSPARPTAAPGTKPKTGSLSTMPKTTQRNGKSSCFSVFSYHVGFLLSCGLAVNGERRCVCVCVCMCVRVCVCVCVCVCV, from the exons ATGGTCCGCCATTTTGGTTCTACATCTTTAATTGGCTCTATGGTTAGCAGTGGGAGTCCGCCAACCATGCTTGTCGCCATACGGAAAAGAAGTTGGGAGGATCACGTGACTCACCGCTCCGGGTTACAGTACAGCTACGACGACCTGGACCTGGTCTGTTGCCATGGCGTCAGTGGCGACGGGCCTCGGCTGGCATCTGAGGGGTCCAAACAGGGGCGCAGGGAACGATGTGCCTCCATGCCGGAGTGCTGTCACCGGCCACGCCCCGATGGCCTCAACAATGGGCCGGGTCACACGTTGGAGTTTGTGACCTCAGTCAACGTGGAGGACAATGGCGATCACTCTGAGCCGGGGCACGTGATGTCAGCAGGCAACTTTGATTCAACTGTTGTCCCTGTGTTCCAGGCTGAGCTGGTAGACGGCTCTGATGTAACTGTTGATGATGATGACCTCAACGGGAGGCTGATGGAGTCTGAACCTGGAGGAATGCCGGACGCTGGTGAGGACTCAGTTGGCAGCCAATCTCACTGTGACCTGGGCAATGGGATTCTTCAGCCAAAGCCAAACATCATCTGCACTGCAGACAACAGTCATGAGGATGAGTATGACATTGAGGATGGCACCGATGATAACGAGCATCCCAACGTTGTTGATGACCGCGTTGCAATCACTGTTCAATCTGTCTCTGTTGACGAAGGACAACGGGTCTCTATCTGTCCGGACAATGGATTTTCACTGGCCTTTTCTGTTGGTGAGAAAACTGGCAGGCATCCAGAACTCCTGGAGACAATGGCCGACCATACAGACGGTCAGGTTGGACTTCCAGAACCCTTAGTGGACACACAGACCCAGTCTCATCATACTGAAGTTGAACCACGAGAGGACCTCTCCACCTTGGATGAAAGCAACATTACTGACCCGGGTAAAAGAACAGGAGTAATACAGCCAGCGGCCATTTTGGATTCCTCAAACGAACCAGAGTGCAATGGGGATGTAATATCAGATGTTAACGTGGAGATCTTGGAGGCTCCTGTTGCAGACGTTATGGAGGGGGAAGCTATGGGGGAAGATGTTGAGATTAAAGCCTTAGAATGGAAGGCTGAGGATAGTGTTGAAGGTGCTGATGGATTGAATGTTCAGAGGAAAATGTATGAAAGTCATGATACATTTGACCAGATTCTGAGGGGGCAACATGCTGTGTCAGTGGATGGCAGACAAATAGAACAAGAGCGGCATGATAGCATGAGGACTAATGATGGTTGTGAAATAGCTCAGGACCAGACAGTGTTGAGAAAGGAGGATGTTAACATGGTGGAGATGGAAGGATCCCAAGGAGAGGAAAGGGCTCTGGAAATGGGCAGGGAGAAAACCCCTGAGGATAAGGCAAGTGTGGAGTCTGTGCATGCTTTGTGTGTCACAGTGCAACGTTCCGAGGACCTGGAAAGGTCCTCCAGACGCCCATTAGCTGGACAGAAGAATCTTGAAAGTTCAAAAATGGACGGAATAAAGGAACGGACTACCGTAGAGGACACGGATCATCCAATGATACATGTGCATTCTGATGACCTCACAGTGGAGAATACGAGTGGCGGCTTGAGGTCCAAAGACTCAACGTGTTCCGAAGAACTAACCTCGGCTGTAACAGCCCAAGGACAGCACAGCGATGGTGGCTCAAAGCTGGACACCATCCATGAGATTAACCAATCCGAAGCAGAGGACGACTCAGTCCCACTGGGGAGACAAGGGGCTTCAGTCATGGGTATACCCACCTCTCCAGCAGCCAGGCTGCCCAATATGGACACTCTCAGTCAACCAACGTGTCCTAAGGAGGTAAATGAGCCCTTGCTGGAGAGATGCCATGGCAACCAAGCCCCTGTTAAACAATTAGGTGAGTCACCTGTTTTAGAGGCAGCCTACGGTCAGAAAGAACCGGACAGGCCCGGTGATGCACAAGCTGTAACGGAGGCGATTGAGGAAGTAGCGCATCCAGGTAACCACGGCAACACTCACCTTGGCGACAAGGCTTCAGACGTGAAGCGAGAGGCCAAATGCGGGGATGACAAGAGGGAGGACCATGTGGTGAAACTTCGCGCTAGAAAG AGTTCTAGAGAGGAGCAGGAGCATTCTCGTCTGGACTCCATGGTGTTACTGCTGATGAAGCTAGACCAGCTGGACGAGGAGATCGACACGGCCCTcagcgcctcctcctcctccaccatggCCATCACCCCCACCCTCAGGAGACACCAGCGAATG GAAGTGGACTTCGACTCAGTAAAGCCCGTTGGGAGAGTGTCAGGCACTTCTCAGTCTGTGAATACTCCACAACAGCATCAAATATCCACTACTCTGTCCCCTGCTAGGCCGACTGCTGCTCCCGGGACCAAACCCAAGACTGGG